A window of the Macrobrachium rosenbergii isolate ZJJX-2024 chromosome 13, ASM4041242v1, whole genome shotgun sequence genome harbors these coding sequences:
- the LOC136844746 gene encoding spidroin-1-like, producing the protein MAEIKSDKRGVHGGYGGGGGGGGGGGGYGGGGGGYGGGGGSYLVVGGGGYGGGHGPTASDVANQAAAQATSALAALGTVAHGAAASAAAGAAAAASAASQTAIAAAANRQAQAAQITQAAQGAQAAAFQEATLAGKANIAEQAARVAASMARGLLSNLGQVSGETNALAGQAASSLAAQEAVLQSQNAMAWQAQQAANSLHQQQAVVISDLQSAIGAAGQAQGAAAKALAKAKGANSGGFGGYGGGFGGGYGGYH; encoded by the exons ATGGCAGAAATTAAATCA GATAAAAGAGGAGTACATGGTGGCtatggtggtggtggaggaggaggaggaggaggaggtggttatggaggtggaggtggtggctatgggggaggaggaggaagctacTTGGTAGTAGGTGGAGGCGGCTATGGAGGAGGACACGGCCCAACAGCCTCTGACGTAGCCAACCAAGCGGCCGCACAAGCTACATCCGCCCTCGCTGCCCTAGGAACCGTCGCTCACGGAGCTGCTGCCAgtgctgctgctggtgctgcaGCTGCTGCCTCTGCCGCGTCCCAGACTGCTATAGCTGCTGCCGCTAACCGTCAGGCCCAGGCTGCCCAGATCACGCAGGCAGCCCAGGGAGCCCAGGCAGCTGCCTTCCAAGAAGCCACCCTGGCCGGAAAGGCCAACATTGCCGAGCAGGCAGCCAGGGTGGCAGCCTCCATGGCTCGCGGTCTCTTGAGCAACTTGGGCCAAGTCTCCGGCGAGACCAACGCGTTGGCAGGACAGGCAGCCAGCAGCCTGGCAGCCCAAGAAGCAGTCCTCCAGTCCCAGAACGCCATGGCATGGCAGGCTCAGCAGGCAGCCAACTCCCTCCACCAGCAGCAGGCCGTGGTCATCAGCGACCTGCAGTCGGCCATCGGAGCCGCAGGACAAGCGCAGGGCGCAGCTGCCAAGGCCTTGGCCAAGGCTAAGGGGGCCAACAGCGGAGGATTTGGGGGATACGGAGGAGGGTTTGGAGGGGGATACGGAGGATATCACTAA
- the LOC136844668 gene encoding antifreeze protein Maxi-like, translated as MSSRLLLACLLIGSAVAGEEGEATRDKRGYAVGHGGGGGGYGGGHGGGYGGGGSYVVVGGGYSGGHGPSASDVANQAASQATAAAAGLGGAAHAAGGRAAAAAAAAASAAAQTAQFAAASKKAQAAQVTQAAQGAQAAAFAEGSLASKASIAYQAAKTTASMAQTLAANVAQILAEGRALANQAANSHAEQQNFLNAQRTMAWQAKQAANALNQQQYIVLNDLEDAAGAAAQAQAAATKAISKAKGSYGHGGYGH; from the exons ATGTCTTCTCGACTGCTGTTGGCCTGCCTGCTCATCG GTTCAGCAGTAGCTGGCGAAGAGGGAGAAGCAACACGA GATAAGAGAGGCTACGCTGTCggacacggaggaggaggaggaggctacgGCGGAGGCCATGGAGGAGGCTACGGTGGCGGTGGGAGCTACGTGGTCGTTGGGGGAGGCTACAGCGGAGGACACGGCCCCAGCGCTTCTGACGTCGCCAATCAGGCTGCTTCTCAAGCCACAGCTGCAGCGGCAGGCTTAGGAGGTGCTGCTCACGCTGCCGGTGGAAGAGCTGCAGCTGCAGCCGCTGCTGCTGCTTCAGCTGCTGCACAGACTGCCCAGTTTGCAGCTGCCAGCAAGAAAGCTCAGGCTGCCCAGGTAACACAGGCTGCTCAGGGGGCACAAGCCGCTGCCTTTGCTGAAGGCTCTTTGGCCTCCAAAGCTAGCATCGCCTATCAAGCTGCCAAGACAACAGCCTCCATGGCCCAGACACTGGCTGCCAACGTAGCCCAAATCCTGGCTGAGGGTCGGGCTCTGGCCAACCAGGCTGCCAACAGTCACGCTGAGCAGCAGAACTTCCTGAATGCCCAGCGAACCATGGCATGGCAGGCGAAGCAGGCAGCCAACGCCCTTAACCAGCAACAGTACATAGTTCTCAACGATCTGGAAGACGCAGCGGGAGCTGCCGCGCAGGCCCAGGCAGCTGCCACAAAGGCTATCTCCAAGGCCAAGGGCAGCTATGGACACGGGGGATACGGCCATTAA
- the LOC136844667 gene encoding antifreeze protein Maxi-like, with amino-acid sequence MMLKAFLVSLLVIGALSEDKKESADRDKRGYAIGHGGGGGGYGGGHGGGYGGGGSYVVVGGGYSGGHGPSASDVANQAAAQATAAAAGLGGAAHAAGGRAAAAAAAAASAAAQTAQFAAASKKAQAAQVTQAAQGAQAAAFAEGSLASKASIAYQAAKTTASMAQTLAANVAQILAEGRALANQAANSHAEQQNFLSAQRTMAWQAKQAANALNQQQYIVLNDLEDAAGAAAQAQAAATKAISKAKGSYGHGGYGH; translated from the exons ATGATGCTCAAAGCGTTCTTAGTCTCCCTCCTCGTGATTG GTGCCTTGAGCGAGGATAAAAAGGAATCAGCTGATAGG GACAAGAGAGGCTACGCTATCggacacggaggaggaggaggaggctacgGCGGAGGCCATGGAGGAGGCTACGGTGGCGGTGGGAGCTACGTGGTCGTTGGGGGAGGCTACAGCGGAGGACACGGCCCCAGCGCTTCTGACGTCGCCAATCAGGCTGCTGCTCAAGCCACAGCTGCAGCGGCAGGCTTAGGAGGCGCTGCTCACGCTGCCGGTGGAAGAGCTGCAGCTGCAGCCGCTGCTGCTGCCTCAGCTGCTGCACAGACTGCCCAGTTTGCAGCTGCCAGCAAGAAAGCTCAGGCTGCCCAGGTAACACAGGCTGCTCAGGGGGCACAAGCCGCTGCCTTTGCCGAAGGCTCTTTGGCCTCCAAAGCTAGCATCGCCTATCAAGCTGCCAAGACAACAGCCTCCATGGCCCAGACACTGGCTGCCAACGTAGCCCAGATCCTGGCTGAGGGTCGGGCTCTGGCCAACCAGGCTGCCAACAGCCACGCTGAGCAGCAGAACTTCCTGAGTGCCCAGCGAACCATGGCATGGCAGGCGAAGCAGGCAGCCAACGCCCTCAACCAGCAACAATACATAGTTCTTAACGACCTGGAAGACGCAGCGGGAGCTGCCGCGCAGGCCCAGGCAGCTGCCACAAAGGCTATCTCCAAGGCCAAGGGCAGCTATGGACACGGGGGATACGGCCATTGA